The window ACACCGAGCGGCAGCAGGATCAGCACCAGAACGGTCAGCAGGACCCCGCCGAGCAGCGCCCGCTGCCCCGCGCCACGCGGCCTGCGGGCGGTCTGCGCCGGGTCGACCAGCTTCAGCGCCGTCTCCCTGCGCCGCACGGTCCAGGCGTGTACGGCCAGGACCGCGCCGACGGCGGCGAACTGCACCATCGTCAGCACGGCGGCCGTGGGGAGGTCGAGCAGCTGGGCGGTCTGCCGGTAGATCTCCACCTCCAGCGTGGAGTACGCCGGACCGCCGAGGATCTGCACGACCCCGAAGGAGGTGAACGTGAAGAGGAAGACCATCAGCGCCGCGGCGGCCACCGCGGGCGCGAGGGCCGGCAGCGTCACCCGCCGCCACGCCGCGAACCGCCCGGCACCCAGCACCCGGGCGGCCTCCTCCTGCCGTGGGTCGAGCTGCGACCACAGCCCGCCGACGGTCCGTACGACCACCGCGTAGTTGAAGAAGACATGGGCGAGCAGGATCGCCCACACGGTGGTGTCGAGCCGTACGCCTGCCAGCTCGTCGAGGAAGCCGCCACGCCCCAGCAGCGCCAGGAAGGCCGTCCCGACGACGACGGTCGGCAGGACGAACGGCACGGTGACGACCGCCCGCAGCAGCTGTTTGCCGGGAAAGTCGAAGCGGGCGAAGACATAGGCGCCGGGCAGCGCGATCAGCAGGGTCAGCGCGGTCGAGGCGAGCGCCTGCCAGGTGGTGAACCAGAGGACGTCGAGGATGTCCGGCCGGCGCAGCACCTCGCCGATCCGGCCGAACTGCCAGACGCCGTCGGCCTTCAGCCCGCGGCCGACGATCGCGACGACGGGGTAGGCGAAGAACACGGCGAAGAACGCGACGGGCACGGCCATCAGTCCGAGCCGCACCGCGCCCCCGCGCCACGCCCTCGGGCGCGCGGCGCTCACGCGCCCCGGCCGGGCGCGCGGACCTTCCTCGCGCTTGCCCGGGCCGGGTGCGGGCGTCTTCGCTACTTCACTACGAGCGAGGACCACGACTGGACCCACTGCTCACGATTCTTGGCGATGGTGTCGGGGGCCACGGTGGCCGGCTTGTCGACCGTCGCGCCGAACTCGGTGAAGATCTCCGGCAGCTTCGCGTCCTTGGTGACCGGGCTCACGAACATGTTGAGCGGCATGTCCTCCTGGAACTTCTTGCTGATCAGGAAGTCCAGCAGAGCCTTGCCCCCCGCCTCGTTCTTCGCGCCGTTCAGC is drawn from Streptomyces sp. NBC_01717 and contains these coding sequences:
- a CDS encoding ABC transporter permease, whose amino-acid sequence is MAVPVAFFAVFFAYPVVAIVGRGLKADGVWQFGRIGEVLRRPDILDVLWFTTWQALASTALTLLIALPGAYVFARFDFPGKQLLRAVVTVPFVLPTVVVGTAFLALLGRGGFLDELAGVRLDTTVWAILLAHVFFNYAVVVRTVGGLWSQLDPRQEEAARVLGAGRFAAWRRVTLPALAPAVAAAALMVFLFTFTSFGVVQILGGPAYSTLEVEIYRQTAQLLDLPTAAVLTMVQFAAVGAVLAVHAWTVRRRETALKLVDPAQTARRPRGAGQRALLGGVLLTVLVLILLPLGVLVERSLDVPGGHGFDYYRALRSADASGGTFLVAPLEAIWNSLQYALVATVIALVVGGLAAAALTRRAGRLVSGFDALLMLPLGVSAVTVGFGFLITLDKPPLDLRTTWILVPLAQALVGVPFVVRTMLPVLRAVDGRLREAAAVLGASPLRAWREVDLPLVRRALLVAAGFAFAVSLGEFGATVFIARPDNPTLPVAVARLLGRSGELNYGQAMALSTILMLVCAVSLLLLERIRPDRSGEF